In a genomic window of Buteo buteo chromosome 29, bButBut1.hap1.1, whole genome shotgun sequence:
- the LOC142025695 gene encoding RNA-binding protein 4B-like isoform X4, with translation MVKLFIGNLPREATEQEIRSLFEQYGKVLECDIIKNYGFVHIEDKTAAEDAIRNLHHHKLHGVCINVEASKNKSKASTKLHVGNISPACTNLELRAKFEEYGPVIECDIVKDYAFVHMERAEDAVEAIRGLDNTEFQGSDAAADHRGLADAPDFPFRPGSRHVRSGGL, from the exons ATGGTGAAGCTGTTCATCGGGAACCTGCCGCGGGAGGCGACGGAGCAGGAGATCCGCTCCCTCTTCGAGCAGTACGGGAAGGTGCTGGAGTGCGACATCATCAAGAACTACGGCTTCGTCCACATCGAGGACAAGACGGCGGCCGAGGACGCCATCCGCAACCTGCACCACCACAAGCTGCACGGCGTCTGCATCAACGTGGAGGCCAGCAAGAACAAGAGCAAAGCCTCCACCAAACTGCATGTTGGCAACATCAGCCCCGCCTGCACCAACCTGGAGCTGCGGGCCAAGTTTGAGGAGTACGGCCCCGTCATCGAGTGCGACATCGTCAAGGATTATGCCTTCGTTCACATGGAGCGGGCGGAGGACGCGGTGGAGGCCATCCGCGGGCTGGATAACACCGAATTCCAAG GAAGCGACGCCGCGGCGGACCACCGGGGACTCGCCGATGCCCCGGATTTCCCCTTCCGGCCCGGATCCCGCCACGTCAG GTCCGGCGGCCTCTGA
- the LOC142025695 gene encoding uncharacterized protein LOC142025695 isoform X2, whose amino-acid sequence MVKLFIGNLPREATEQEIRSLFEQYGKVLECDIIKNYGFVHIEDKTAAEDAIRNLHHHKLHGVCINVEASKNKSKASTKLHVGNISPACTNLELRAKFEEYGPVIECDIVKDYAFVHMERAEDAVEAIRGLDNTEFQGSDAAADHRGLADAPDFPFRPGSRHVRSDVTRATAAVTAALPPSSPGPRTPPSRLWSGCCRHCHRRIPICLSVRLFPSPCPGRCPPPSHLSALFQVRRPLTEPSPPPTACTPPFCTELPQTRPLHPSGGSLPPSPRMGSPPGPIFLPLGVLTAPHPSPLQFSSKIKVFTDSCVCLSFGVGAVSFPSAGTPPSIPRKAGGDTHRGTPPSPVLEFCERGGTGGGHEPVSAPDPFRGRTRFRVGPLSRPDPFPGRTHFRVGPPDPFWRPRHFF is encoded by the exons ATGGTGAAGCTGTTCATCGGGAACCTGCCGCGGGAGGCGACGGAGCAGGAGATCCGCTCCCTCTTCGAGCAGTACGGGAAGGTGCTGGAGTGCGACATCATCAAGAACTACGGCTTCGTCCACATCGAGGACAAGACGGCGGCCGAGGACGCCATCCGCAACCTGCACCACCACAAGCTGCACGGCGTCTGCATCAACGTGGAGGCCAGCAAGAACAAGAGCAAAGCCTCCACCAAACTGCATGTTGGCAACATCAGCCCCGCCTGCACCAACCTGGAGCTGCGGGCCAAGTTTGAGGAGTACGGCCCCGTCATCGAGTGCGACATCGTCAAGGATTATGCCTTCGTTCACATGGAGCGGGCGGAGGACGCGGTGGAGGCCATCCGCGGGCTGGATAACACCGAATTCCAAG GAAGCGACGCCGCGGCGGACCACCGGGGACTCGCCGATGCCCCGGATTTCCCCTTCCGGCCCGGATCCCGCCACGTCAGGTCAGACGTGACCCGGGCCACCGCTGCCGTCACCGCCGCGCTCCCTCCCTCATCACCGGGGCCGCGGACCCCACCCTCCCGTCTCTGGAGCGGGTGCTGTCGCCACTGTCACCGCCGCATCCCCAtctgtctgtccgtccgtctgtTCCCCTCCCCATGCCCGGGCCGGTGCCCGCCCCCCTCTCAcctctctgctctcttccaGGTCCGGCGGCCTCTGACGGagccctcacccccccccaccgcctGCACCCCCCCTTTTTGTACGGAGCTTCCCCAAACCCgccccctgcacccctctgGGGGCTCACTGCCTCCCTCCCCGAGGATGGGatccccccccggccccatcTTCCTCCCCCTTGGGGTGCTCACagccccccatccctcccctctCCAATTTTCCAGCAAAATAAAGGTTTTCACCGACTCCTGTGTCTGCCTGTcctttggggtgggggcagtGTCATTCCCCagtgctgggacccccccctctATCCCGCGgaaggctgggggggacacacacagggggacaccccccagccccgtTCTTGAGTTCTGCGAGagggggggaactggggggggacacgaacCCGTTTCAGCACCGGACCCGTTTCGCGGTCGGACACGGTTCCGTGTCGGACCCCTTTCGCGGCCGGACCCGTTTCCGGGCCGGACCCATTTCCGGGTGGGACCTCCGGACCCTTTTTGGCGCCCGCgccattttttttaa
- the LOC142025695 gene encoding RNA-binding protein 4-like isoform X1: MVKLFIGNLPREATEQEIRSLFEQYGKVLECDIIKNYGFVHIEDKTAAEDAIRNLHHHKLHGVCINVEASKNKSKASTKLHVGNISPACTNLELRAKFEEYGPVIECDIVKDYAFVHMERAEDAVEAIRGLDNTEFQGKRMRVQLSTSRLRTAPGMGDKSGCYRCGKEGHWSKECPVDRPGQVADFAEAYNEQYGAVRTPYTAGYGETVYYDEAYGGMADYYKRYRVRSYATASAYDAYAEQTMAQYSQYAQYSQVQSSAMAATTAMASRIPTTLDAYDRALLPTPGAAAAVAAAATAAAAAASSTYYTRDRSPLRRTAAAATTVGEAYTYERGQLSPVSSVARASLYDMQRFERDPYGERARYSAF; this comes from the exons ATGGTGAAGCTGTTCATCGGGAACCTGCCGCGGGAGGCGACGGAGCAGGAGATCCGCTCCCTCTTCGAGCAGTACGGGAAGGTGCTGGAGTGCGACATCATCAAGAACTACGGCTTCGTCCACATCGAGGACAAGACGGCGGCCGAGGACGCCATCCGCAACCTGCACCACCACAAGCTGCACGGCGTCTGCATCAACGTGGAGGCCAGCAAGAACAAGAGCAAAGCCTCCACCAAACTGCATGTTGGCAACATCAGCCCCGCCTGCACCAACCTGGAGCTGCGGGCCAAGTTTGAGGAGTACGGCCCCGTCATCGAGTGCGACATCGTCAAGGATTATGCCTTCGTTCACATGGAGCGGGCGGAGGACGCGGTGGAGGCCATCCGCGGGCTGGATAACACCGAATTCCAAG GCAAGCGGATGCGCGTGCAGTTGTCCACCAGCCGGCTCCGGACGGCGCCCGGGATGGGAGACAAGAGCGGCTGCTACCGCTGCGGGAAGGAAGGGCACTGGTCTAAAGAGTGCCCGGTAGATCGCCCGGGGCAAGTGGCGGACTTTGCCGAGGCCTATAACGAGCAGTACGGAGCCGTGCGCACTCCCTACACCGCGGGCTATGGGGAGACCGTGTATTACGATGAGGCGTACGGCGGGATGGCCGACTACTACAAGCGCTACCGCGTCCGCTCCTACGCCACGGCCTCTGCGTATGACGCCTACGCGGAGCAGACCATGGCCCAGTACTCCCAGTACGCCCAGTACTCCCAGGTCCAGTCCTCGGCCATGGCCGCCACCACAGCCATGGCCAGTCGCATCCCCACCACCCTAGACGCGTACGATAGAGCTCTGCTGCCGACCCCGGGCGCGGCGGccgccgtcgccgccgccgccactgCCGCCGCAGCGGCCGCCTCCTCCACCTATTACACCCGGGATAGAAGCCCCCTGCGCCGCACGGCCGCCGCGGCCACCACTGTCGGAGAGGCGTACACGTACGAGCGTGGGCAGCTGTCGCCGGTCTCCTCGGTGGCCCGGGCCTCCCTCTACGACATGCAGCGGTTCGAGCGGGACCCCTACGGGGAGCGGGCGCGGTACTCTGCCTTTTGA
- the LOC142025695 gene encoding RNA-binding protein 4B-like isoform X3 translates to MVKLFIGNLPREATEQEIRSLFEQYGKVLECDIIKNYGFVHIEDKTAAEDAIRNLHHHKLHGVCINVEASKNKSKASTKLHVGNISPACTNLELRAKFEEYGPVIECDIVKDYAFVHMERAEDAVEAIRGLDNTEFQGPAASDGALTPPHRLHPPFLYGASPNPPPAPLWGLTASLPEDGIPPRPHLPPPWGAHSPPSLPSPIFQQNKGFHRLLCLPVLWGGGSVIPQCWDPPLYPAEGWGGHTQGDTPQPRS, encoded by the exons ATGGTGAAGCTGTTCATCGGGAACCTGCCGCGGGAGGCGACGGAGCAGGAGATCCGCTCCCTCTTCGAGCAGTACGGGAAGGTGCTGGAGTGCGACATCATCAAGAACTACGGCTTCGTCCACATCGAGGACAAGACGGCGGCCGAGGACGCCATCCGCAACCTGCACCACCACAAGCTGCACGGCGTCTGCATCAACGTGGAGGCCAGCAAGAACAAGAGCAAAGCCTCCACCAAACTGCATGTTGGCAACATCAGCCCCGCCTGCACCAACCTGGAGCTGCGGGCCAAGTTTGAGGAGTACGGCCCCGTCATCGAGTGCGACATCGTCAAGGATTATGCCTTCGTTCACATGGAGCGGGCGGAGGACGCGGTGGAGGCCATCCGCGGGCTGGATAACACCGAATTCCAAG GTCCGGCGGCCTCTGACGGagccctcacccccccccaccgcctGCACCCCCCCTTTTTGTACGGAGCTTCCCCAAACCCgccccctgcacccctctgGGGGCTCACTGCCTCCCTCCCCGAGGATGGGatccccccccggccccatcTTCCTCCCCCTTGGGGTGCTCACagccccccatccctcccctctCCAATTTTCCAGCAAAATAAAGGTTTTCACCGACTCCTGTGTCTGCCTGTcctttggggtgggggcagtGTCATTCCCCagtgctgggacccccccctctATCCCGCGgaaggctgggggggacacacacagggggacaccccccagccccgtTCTTGA
- the ZNRD2 gene encoding protein ZNRD2 isoform X2 — protein MALNAGAEPSPLAAELEARRGRQERTILLQDKQQQLYCVTCQELDCDGEGGGPAPEPPAAPSPPPLQPAAPRPEHCEGAATGLRGASASSSSDPPGPPEEGAVGAARAAVLEKLGWAARELPRTASAEGSTHLCALVRACAEALVGLRALAPPATPP, from the exons ATGGCGCTGAACGCGG GCGCGGAGCCGTCCCCGTTAGCGGCGGAGCTGGaggcgcggcgggggcggcagGAGCGG ACCATCCTGCTGCAggataaacagcagcagctctacTGCGTGACCTGCCAGGAGCTGGACTGcgacggggaggggggcggtCCCG CGCCGGAGCCCCCAGCCGCCCCCTCACCGCCCCCGCTCCAGCCTGCCGCCCCCCGTCCCGAGCACTGCGAGGGAGCGGCGACGGGCTTACGGGGGGCTTCggcttcttcttcttctgacccccccggcccccccgaggagggggcggtgggggcTGCGCGGGCGGCGGTGCTGGAGAAGTTGGGGTGGGCGGCGCGGGAGCTGCCCCGCACGGCTTCGGCCGAGGGCAGCACCCACCTCTGCGCCCTGGTGCGGGCCTGCGCCGAGGCCCTGGTGGGGCTGCGGGCCCtcgccccccccgccacccccccatAA
- the ZNRD2 gene encoding protein ZNRD2 isoform X1, producing the protein MALNAGAEPSPLAAELEARRGRQERVSRAMGQLLLRGYRMLGRCCPHCGTILLQDKQQQLYCVTCQELDCDGEGGGPAPEPPAAPSPPPLQPAAPRPEHCEGAATGLRGASASSSSDPPGPPEEGAVGAARAAVLEKLGWAARELPRTASAEGSTHLCALVRACAEALVGLRALAPPATPP; encoded by the exons ATGGCGCTGAACGCGG GCGCGGAGCCGTCCCCGTTAGCGGCGGAGCTGGaggcgcggcgggggcggcagGAGCGGGTCAGCCGGGCCatggggcagctgctgctgcgggggTACCGCATGCTGGGGCGGTGCTGCCCCCACTGCGGG ACCATCCTGCTGCAggataaacagcagcagctctacTGCGTGACCTGCCAGGAGCTGGACTGcgacggggaggggggcggtCCCG CGCCGGAGCCCCCAGCCGCCCCCTCACCGCCCCCGCTCCAGCCTGCCGCCCCCCGTCCCGAGCACTGCGAGGGAGCGGCGACGGGCTTACGGGGGGCTTCggcttcttcttcttctgacccccccggcccccccgaggagggggcggtgggggcTGCGCGGGCGGCGGTGCTGGAGAAGTTGGGGTGGGCGGCGCGGGAGCTGCCCCGCACGGCTTCGGCCGAGGGCAGCACCCACCTCTGCGCCCTGGTGCGGGCCTGCGCCGAGGCCCTGGTGGGGCTGCGGGCCCtcgccccccccgccacccccccatAA